The proteins below are encoded in one region of Bosea sp. BIWAKO-01:
- a CDS encoding urease accessory protein UreD, with product MFAPPFPASADPLLPAYVRANGGVRLRFARVGEVTRRLELAESGGYRARFPDTFASTCEAVLINTGGGMAGGDAMRVDAAIEAQAEAVITTQAAEKIYRSQGADTRIETSLSVAAGAALAWLPQESILFSGARLARNLTIDLATDARLVACESIVFGRIAMGETMQRGAIHDRWRIRRDGRLIFADELRLDGKVAATLERPAIAAGARAVATVIAAGPEHPARLDELRVLLAEDPACVSVEAGAGLVSGLLVIRLLSRDAQALRRALVMLLRHVTGRALPRTWST from the coding sequence ATGTTCGCGCCGCCGTTTCCGGCCTCCGCCGATCCGCTGTTGCCGGCCTATGTGAGGGCCAATGGCGGCGTGCGGCTGCGTTTCGCCAGGGTCGGCGAAGTGACGCGCCGGCTCGAGCTCGCCGAGTCCGGCGGCTACCGCGCCCGCTTCCCCGACACCTTCGCCTCAACCTGCGAGGCCGTGCTGATCAACACCGGCGGCGGCATGGCCGGCGGCGACGCGATGCGGGTCGATGCTGCCATCGAGGCGCAGGCCGAGGCGGTCATCACCACGCAGGCGGCCGAGAAGATCTATCGCAGCCAAGGCGCTGACACGCGGATCGAGACCAGTCTCTCGGTTGCTGCCGGAGCGGCCCTCGCCTGGCTGCCGCAGGAGAGCATCCTGTTCTCGGGCGCTCGCCTCGCCCGGAACCTGACGATCGACCTCGCCACCGACGCGCGCCTCGTCGCCTGTGAATCGATCGTCTTCGGCCGCATCGCCATGGGCGAGACGATGCAGCGCGGTGCCATTCACGACCGCTGGCGCATCCGTCGCGATGGCCGCCTGATTTTCGCTGACGAGCTTCGCCTTGACGGTAAGGTCGCCGCCACGCTGGAGCGGCCTGCCATTGCCGCCGGGGCGCGGGCCGTCGCAACCGTGATCGCCGCCGGCCCGGAACATCCCGCCAGGCTCGATGAACTTCGGGTGCTACTTGCCGAGGATCCCGCCTGTGTCAGCGTCGAGGCCGGGGCCGGGCTTGTCTCCGGCCTTCTCGTCATTCGCCTTCTCTCCCGCGATGCCCAGGCGCTCCGTCGCGCCCTCGTCATGCTGCTTCGGCATGTCACGGGGCGTGCGCTGCCGCGCACATGGTCCACGTGA
- a CDS encoding VOC family protein, which yields MRYLHTMVRVTDLDASLDFYVNTFGLVETRRIENEKGRFTLVFLAARDDAADAKGAEGSRGRPTLELTYNWDPEAYTGGRNFGHLAYEVDDIYATCDKLMKAGVTINRPPRDGNMAFVRSPDNISIELLQKGPAKAPAEPWASMPNTGVW from the coding sequence ATGCGATATCTCCACACCATGGTGCGTGTCACCGATCTCGACGCGTCACTCGATTTCTACGTGAACACGTTCGGCCTTGTCGAAACCCGCCGCATCGAAAATGAGAAGGGACGCTTCACACTGGTCTTCCTGGCAGCGCGCGATGACGCCGCCGACGCCAAGGGCGCCGAAGGCAGCCGTGGCCGCCCCACGCTGGAGCTGACCTATAACTGGGATCCGGAAGCTTATACGGGCGGCCGCAATTTCGGTCACCTCGCCTATGAGGTCGACGATATCTACGCGACCTGCGACAAGCTGATGAAGGCGGGCGTCACGATCAACCGCCCTCCGCGCGACGGAAACATGGCTTTCGTCCGCTCGCCCGACAATATCTCGATTGAGCTCCTGCAGAAGGGGCCTGCCAAGGCGCCGGCCGAGCCGTGGGCGAGCATGCCGAATACCGGGGTATGGTGA
- the pepN gene encoding aminopeptidase N: MRAEDTPLIRLEDYRPSDWLIDTVDLDFVLDAHETKVRAQLGLRPNPAGQPGSALVLDGDELTLVSLKLDGTTLDTAAYSATPQGLTVLAPPQRGFTLTIETVLNPSANTKLMGLYRSSNVYCTQCEADGFRRITYFLDRPDVMSVYTVRLEAKKAEAPVLLSNGNRVATGDVAGTDRHFAVWHDPHPKPAYLFALVGGRLDHVREDYVTADGRKVELAVYVEPGKSSRAGWALDSLVRCMRWDERVFGRNYDLDVFNVVAVSDFNMGAMENKGLNIFNDKYVLADPQTASDGDYASIEAIIAHEYFHNWTGNRITCRDWFQLCLKEGLTVFRDQEFSSDERSRPVKRIADVRTLRATQFSEDAGPLAHPVRPRAYKEINNFYTPTVYEKGAEVIRMLKVLIGDEAFRRGMDLYFERCDGTAATIEEFLACFAESSGQDLSHFARWYEQAGTPTILASGRYDATARSYTLDLAQSTPPTPGQPQKAPVVLPIALGLVGTAGDLPLHSNSNAYAGDGLIVLDQPSLSVTFTGLDEAPIPSLLRGFSAPARLELDLADADLLRLFSADSDSFNRWQALQTVATRALTRAGRGALSAAGLADKATELAGALDAFLRDHALADPAFAAQVLRLPAAADIAREIGRDVDPDRIHAAHRALSAQIGKALADRLSSLRDALDDKSLYSPDATAAGRRALRNEALGLLAIGAPETSARLADTQFSAADNLTDRLAALAAMTLIPGEAREALIRRFAERYAAEPLVLDKWLMAQALIAEPGTLDRVKDLMRHPTFSLGNPNRVRSLIGGFAANLTQFNRADGAGYDFVADIVIALDRTNPQIASRLLGSFKTWRTLEPGRRSLAHAALTMVSRTPNLSRDVADIAERALA; the protein is encoded by the coding sequence ATGCGCGCCGAAGATACCCCCCTGATCCGTCTCGAGGATTATCGTCCCTCCGACTGGCTGATCGATACGGTCGATCTCGACTTCGTTCTCGATGCGCATGAAACGAAGGTACGGGCCCAGCTTGGCCTCAGGCCGAATCCGGCCGGGCAGCCGGGATCGGCACTGGTCCTCGACGGGGACGAGCTCACGCTGGTCTCGCTCAAGCTCGATGGAACCACGCTGGATACGGCTGCCTACAGCGCCACGCCGCAGGGATTGACCGTGCTCGCGCCGCCGCAGCGCGGCTTCACCCTCACCATCGAGACGGTACTGAACCCCTCGGCCAACACCAAGCTGATGGGGCTCTATCGCTCGTCCAACGTCTACTGCACCCAGTGCGAGGCGGATGGCTTCCGCCGGATCACCTATTTCCTCGACCGCCCCGACGTGATGTCTGTCTACACCGTGCGCCTGGAGGCGAAGAAGGCCGAGGCTCCGGTCCTGCTCTCGAACGGCAACCGTGTCGCGACCGGGGACGTCGCCGGCACCGACCGGCATTTCGCAGTCTGGCACGACCCCCATCCCAAGCCCGCTTATCTGTTTGCCCTGGTCGGCGGCAGGCTGGACCATGTCCGCGAGGACTATGTCACCGCCGATGGCCGCAAGGTCGAGCTTGCCGTCTATGTCGAGCCCGGCAAGAGCAGCCGCGCCGGCTGGGCGCTGGACTCGCTGGTGCGCTGCATGCGCTGGGACGAACGTGTCTTCGGCCGGAACTATGATCTCGACGTGTTCAACGTCGTCGCCGTGTCGGATTTCAACATGGGCGCGATGGAGAACAAGGGCCTCAACATCTTCAACGACAAATATGTGCTGGCCGATCCGCAGACCGCCAGTGATGGCGATTATGCCAGCATCGAGGCGATCATCGCGCACGAGTATTTTCACAACTGGACCGGTAACCGGATCACCTGCCGCGACTGGTTTCAGCTATGCCTGAAGGAAGGTCTCACGGTCTTCCGCGACCAGGAATTCTCCTCCGACGAGCGCTCCCGCCCGGTGAAGCGCATCGCCGATGTGCGGACCCTGCGCGCAACCCAGTTCTCCGAGGATGCAGGGCCCCTCGCCCACCCCGTCAGACCGCGCGCCTACAAGGAAATCAATAACTTCTACACGCCGACCGTCTATGAGAAGGGCGCGGAGGTGATCCGCATGCTCAAGGTCCTGATCGGCGACGAGGCCTTCAGGCGCGGCATGGATCTCTATTTCGAGCGCTGCGACGGCACCGCTGCGACGATCGAGGAGTTTCTGGCCTGTTTCGCCGAGAGCTCGGGCCAGGATCTCAGCCATTTCGCGCGCTGGTACGAACAGGCGGGCACCCCAACGATCCTCGCCTCCGGCCGCTACGATGCTACCGCAAGGAGCTATACGCTCGACCTCGCCCAGAGCACGCCACCGACGCCCGGCCAACCCCAGAAGGCGCCCGTAGTGCTGCCGATCGCGCTCGGCCTCGTCGGCACGGCCGGCGACCTGCCGCTCCACAGCAACTCGAATGCCTATGCCGGAGACGGCCTCATCGTGCTCGACCAACCGTCGCTGTCGGTGACCTTCACGGGCCTGGATGAAGCGCCGATCCCGTCCCTGCTGCGCGGCTTTTCGGCCCCGGCGCGGCTGGAGCTCGATCTTGCCGATGCCGATCTGCTGCGCCTGTTCTCGGCAGACAGCGATTCGTTCAATCGCTGGCAGGCGCTCCAAACGGTCGCGACGCGCGCGTTGACCCGCGCCGGGCGCGGAGCCCTCAGCGCGGCCGGGCTTGCTGACAAGGCCACGGAGCTCGCCGGAGCGCTCGACGCCTTCCTGCGCGATCATGCGCTCGCCGACCCTGCCTTTGCCGCCCAGGTGCTGCGCCTGCCCGCCGCCGCCGATATCGCCCGTGAGATCGGTCGAGATGTCGATCCCGACAGGATCCATGCGGCCCACCGCGCACTCTCGGCACAGATCGGCAAGGCCCTCGCCGACAGGCTTTCGAGCCTGCGCGACGCGCTTGACGATAAGAGCCTCTATTCTCCCGATGCCACGGCAGCCGGGAGACGGGCGCTGCGCAATGAAGCGCTGGGACTGCTCGCCATCGGCGCTCCCGAGACGAGCGCGCGCCTCGCAGATACGCAGTTCAGCGCCGCCGACAACCTGACCGACCGGCTTGCGGCACTCGCAGCCATGACACTGATCCCGGGCGAGGCTCGCGAAGCCCTGATCCGGCGCTTTGCAGAGCGCTATGCGGCTGAGCCGCTCGTGCTCGACAAATGGCTGATGGCGCAGGCACTGATCGCCGAGCCCGGCACGCTCGACCGCGTCAAGGACCTGATGCGGCACCCGACCTTCTCGCTCGGCAACCCGAACCGCGTCCGCTCGCTCATCGGCGGCTTCGCCGCCAACCTGACGCAGTTCAACCGAGCCGATGGCGCCGGCTATGATTTCGTCGCGGATATCGTGATCGCGCTCGATCGGACCAACCCCCAGATCGCCTCGCGCCTGCTCGGTTCCTTCAAGACCTGGCGCACGCTGGAGCCGGGCCGTCGCAGCCTCGCTCATGCGGCCCTCACCATGGTGTCGCGCACCCCCAATCTGTCGCGGGACGTCGCCGATATCGCGGAGCGCGCACTCGCCTGA
- a CDS encoding HAMP domain-containing sensor histidine kinase, whose amino-acid sequence MARANATCAATRAGTILGVARSLTHPLYQRFEKAEPTFRKVIPALVLGFFVLFGAGAYIQTSAMRDDALSDAISDLDLVASLIARELDIATKIDAAPATVLAALATKHLSSRGRLVHVSDAGGQVIASEPVIGQARRTLVDFLGQTQPLTVFGDRAGVMKIVLPGGLETFATVRNLAAPLGQVAVLQPASRVLSLWNERSRALTILFGSAALVLAALTVAFLMQSKRARAADEDCDCVRERIDTALNRGHCGLWDWDLARGRIYWSDSMYAMLGYDRAGDFMSFGEVNAFIHPADVDLYALADAISRGEADHLDQEFRVRDVNGGWVWLKARAELVTDRRTHSQHLVGIAVDISEQRRMAEQTATADARLRDAVEAISEAFVLWDADNRLVLCNAKYQQLHQLSAEAVHRGVSHEEVMSLSAQPNIDREPTRHSRENGTSYEARLSDGRWLQINGRRTKDGGSVSVGTDITTLKQQEERLTQSEHELLMHVTNLKASRQKLEAQAQQLADLAERYLEQKAAAESANRAKSEFLANMSHELRTPLNAIIGFSEIMENGMFGALGSERYVEYVRDIRTSGGYLLSVINDILDMSRLESGKRRLEASDVAVDLVVAEAVHEAQDQIARKDLTLTVEGAKNLHLVADPHALYQILQNLLDNAIKFTPTGGRVAIRTRQVPDALNIYVEDTGIGIPKEKIDRIGRPFEQVEGELIRSHGGSGLGLAIARSLTELHGGSLRLRSTSGAGTIVMVHLPLNGGAGRINARAA is encoded by the coding sequence ATGGCGCGTGCGAACGCGACCTGCGCGGCAACGCGCGCAGGCACGATTCTGGGTGTCGCAAGATCGCTGACTCATCCGCTCTACCAGCGGTTTGAGAAGGCTGAGCCGACCTTTCGCAAAGTCATCCCTGCCCTCGTCCTCGGCTTTTTCGTCCTCTTCGGTGCCGGCGCCTATATCCAGACCTCCGCGATGCGCGACGATGCATTGTCGGATGCGATATCTGATCTTGACCTCGTTGCGTCACTGATCGCGCGAGAGCTCGACATCGCGACAAAGATCGATGCGGCACCTGCGACTGTTCTTGCCGCACTTGCGACCAAGCACCTGTCGTCACGCGGTCGCCTCGTCCATGTCAGCGATGCCGGCGGTCAGGTCATCGCCAGCGAGCCGGTGATTGGCCAGGCCCGGCGCACGCTGGTCGACTTCCTTGGCCAGACCCAGCCGCTGACCGTGTTCGGCGACCGGGCCGGCGTCATGAAGATCGTTCTCCCAGGCGGCCTGGAGACCTTCGCGACCGTCCGCAACCTCGCCGCCCCGCTCGGCCAGGTTGCGGTGCTGCAGCCCGCGTCGCGGGTGCTGTCGCTCTGGAATGAGCGCAGTCGTGCGCTCACCATCCTGTTCGGCTCGGCGGCGCTGGTCCTTGCCGCGCTGACCGTCGCCTTCCTGATGCAGTCGAAGCGCGCCCGCGCTGCCGACGAGGATTGCGACTGCGTGCGGGAGCGTATCGATACCGCGCTCAACCGCGGCCATTGCGGCCTCTGGGACTGGGACCTCGCGCGCGGCCGCATCTACTGGTCGGATTCGATGTATGCGATGCTCGGCTATGACCGTGCTGGCGACTTCATGTCCTTCGGCGAGGTCAATGCCTTCATCCATCCGGCCGATGTCGATCTCTACGCGCTCGCAGACGCGATCAGCCGCGGCGAGGCCGACCATCTCGACCAGGAATTCCGGGTTCGCGACGTCAATGGGGGCTGGGTCTGGCTCAAGGCCCGCGCCGAGCTGGTCACCGACCGGCGCACCCATTCGCAGCACCTCGTCGGCATCGCCGTCGACATCTCCGAGCAACGCCGCATGGCCGAGCAGACCGCAACAGCCGATGCCCGCCTGCGCGATGCCGTCGAAGCCATCTCGGAAGCCTTCGTGCTCTGGGACGCGGACAACCGTCTCGTGCTCTGCAACGCCAAATACCAGCAATTGCACCAACTTTCCGCCGAAGCCGTCCACCGGGGCGTCAGCCACGAAGAGGTGATGAGCCTCAGCGCCCAGCCCAATATCGACCGCGAGCCGACCCGCCACTCCCGCGAGAACGGCACCTCCTATGAAGCGCGCCTCTCCGATGGACGCTGGCTCCAGATCAACGGACGCCGCACGAAGGATGGCGGCTCGGTTTCGGTCGGCACCGACATCACCACGCTGAAGCAGCAGGAAGAGCGGCTGACCCAGTCCGAGCACGAACTCCTGATGCATGTCACCAATCTCAAGGCCTCGCGCCAGAAGCTCGAAGCGCAAGCGCAGCAACTCGCCGATCTCGCCGAGCGCTATCTCGAGCAGAAGGCTGCCGCCGAGAGCGCCAACCGCGCCAAGTCGGAATTCCTGGCGAATATGAGCCACGAGCTGCGCACGCCGCTCAACGCCATCATCGGCTTCTCCGAAATCATGGAGAACGGGATGTTCGGCGCCCTCGGCAGCGAACGCTATGTCGAGTATGTCCGCGACATCCGGACCAGCGGCGGCTATCTGCTCAGCGTCATCAACGACATCCTCGACATGTCGCGGCTGGAATCCGGCAAGCGCCGGCTGGAAGCCTCCGATGTCGCGGTCGACCTCGTCGTGGCCGAAGCAGTGCATGAGGCGCAGGACCAGATCGCGCGCAAGGATCTCACCCTGACCGTCGAGGGGGCCAAGAACCTGCACCTCGTCGCCGACCCGCATGCGCTCTATCAGATCCTTCAGAACCTGCTCGACAACGCGATCAAGTTCACGCCCACCGGTGGGCGCGTCGCCATCCGCACGCGGCAGGTGCCGGACGCGCTCAACATCTATGTCGAGGATACCGGCATCGGCATCCCGAAGGAGAAGATCGACCGCATCGGCCGGCCCTTCGAGCAGGTCGAGGGCGAGCTGATCCGCAGCCATGGCGGCTCCGGCCTCGGTCTCGCCATCGCCCGGTCCCTGACGGAGCTCCATGGCGGCTCGCTGCGCCTGCGCTCGACGAGCGGCGCCGGCACGATCGTGATGGTGCACCTGCCCCTGAACGGGGGTGCCGGGCGGATCAACGCCCGGGCTGCGTAA
- a CDS encoding cation-efflux pump, producing MDTKRPDAATISSIKQRAALLSVMATLLLTGAKGIAAILSGSLALLTDALQGLIDIGSTLFTWFAVRAADKPADAEHHYGHGKVEALAALVETAILFTLAGAILWEAISRLWSGTVDAVTVTPIVLGVILFSMIVDAIRWHSLRKVAAETGSEALAAEATHFSADFVGSALVLVGLIAAWFGFGRADTIAAFAIAAFMAYSAFKLGRRTINTLLDAAPAGLSERLTAAAGAVPGVVAVEWLKVRPSGGQTHGEIGIRVSRTLPLDRVVAIKDALVLALREVEPGAEITVTANPIQVDDETALERVLLIALKLKIPVHHVTVHSIGDRLSVSLDMEVDSRLPLGEAHEIATRLETAIRAEFGGETEVETHIEPMETGTPPGHNAAWDAVEDIGKALAKEAAGLDGPIHDIHSVRVRQTPNGLVVNYHCRVDPALDVAAVHAAVDAIERAVRIARPQVCRLVSHAEPAHLRQPA from the coding sequence GTGGACACGAAACGCCCCGACGCCGCAACAATTTCCAGCATCAAGCAGCGTGCTGCCTTGCTGTCGGTGATGGCGACGCTCTTGCTGACCGGAGCCAAGGGCATCGCCGCGATCCTCTCCGGCTCGCTCGCCCTTTTGACCGACGCCTTGCAGGGGCTGATCGATATCGGCTCGACTCTGTTCACCTGGTTCGCGGTGCGCGCGGCCGACAAGCCGGCCGATGCGGAACACCATTACGGCCATGGCAAGGTCGAGGCGCTGGCGGCGCTGGTCGAGACCGCGATCCTCTTTACGCTGGCCGGCGCGATCCTCTGGGAGGCGATCAGCCGGCTGTGGAGCGGTACAGTCGACGCCGTTACCGTCACGCCCATCGTGCTCGGCGTCATCCTCTTTTCGATGATCGTCGACGCGATCCGCTGGCACTCGCTGCGCAAGGTTGCGGCGGAAACGGGCAGCGAGGCCCTGGCCGCCGAAGCGACGCATTTTTCGGCGGATTTCGTCGGCTCGGCACTGGTTCTCGTCGGCCTCATCGCCGCCTGGTTCGGCTTTGGGCGGGCCGACACGATCGCCGCCTTCGCGATCGCGGCCTTCATGGCCTATTCCGCCTTCAAGCTCGGGCGCCGCACGATCAATACATTGCTCGACGCTGCCCCCGCCGGGCTGAGCGAGCGCCTGACAGCCGCAGCCGGGGCCGTGCCCGGCGTCGTCGCCGTGGAATGGCTGAAGGTCCGGCCTTCGGGCGGCCAGACCCATGGCGAGATCGGAATTCGCGTCTCGCGGACGCTCCCGCTCGACCGCGTCGTCGCCATCAAGGACGCGCTCGTGCTGGCGTTGCGCGAGGTCGAGCCAGGGGCCGAGATCACCGTCACCGCCAACCCGATCCAGGTCGATGACGAGACCGCGCTCGAGCGGGTTCTGCTGATCGCACTCAAACTCAAGATCCCGGTGCACCACGTCACCGTGCACAGCATCGGCGACCGACTCTCGGTCAGCCTCGATATGGAGGTCGATTCCCGGCTGCCGCTCGGCGAGGCGCATGAGATCGCGACCCGGCTCGAGACCGCGATCCGCGCCGAGTTCGGCGGCGAGACAGAGGTCGAGACCCATATCGAGCCCATGGAAACCGGCACGCCCCCGGGCCACAATGCCGCATGGGACGCGGTGGAGGATATCGGCAAGGCGCTTGCCAAGGAGGCCGCGGGACTCGACGGCCCGATCCACGACATCCACAGCGTCCGCGTGCGCCAGACCCCGAACGGTCTCGTGGTGAATTATCACTGCCGCGTCGATCCGGCGCTCGACGTCGCGGCGGTCCATGCTGCGGTCGACGCGATCGAGCGCGCTGTCCGGATCGCGCGCCCGCAGGTCTGCCGGCTGGTCAGTCATGCCGAGCCTGCGCATCTGCGCCAGCCTGCCTGA
- a CDS encoding aldose epimerase family protein: protein MTKPALAATLSDGTPIHDIVLRSPDGAEARVMDWGATLRDLRVPLHSGQPQRVVLGLADPADYPQHASHMGAIAGRFANRIGGGRFTLDGKTYHLPLNENGRHSLHGGGQGFGKRPWTILHHDAASVTLALVSPDGDAGYPGALNLWCRYSLVGAATLRIELTATTDAPTIVNLAHHSYFKLDDGPDILDHELEVRANLMTPVDADLIPDGSLVPVVGTPFDFRKPRAIRFANPDGTRFWFDHDYVLLRDQCEPSVLAGLTLAHAATLRSLRSGLAMQLWTTEPALQVYDGFKLNTSVAGLDGQPYGPNAGIALEPQHVPDSPNLPHFPTTVLRLGEVYRQVSEYRFSG, encoded by the coding sequence ATGACCAAGCCTGCTCTCGCCGCGACCCTTTCGGACGGCACGCCGATCCACGACATCGTGCTTCGCTCGCCCGACGGGGCCGAGGCGCGTGTCATGGACTGGGGGGCGACGCTGCGCGATCTGCGCGTGCCGCTGCACAGCGGCCAGCCCCAGCGTGTCGTACTCGGGCTCGCCGATCCCGCCGACTATCCCCAGCACGCCTCACATATGGGCGCGATTGCCGGACGCTTCGCCAACCGCATTGGTGGCGGGCGCTTCACACTCGACGGCAAGACCTATCATTTGCCTCTGAACGAGAACGGCCGGCATTCGCTGCATGGTGGCGGGCAGGGTTTTGGCAAGCGGCCCTGGACGATCCTGCATCATGACGCGGCAAGCGTGACGCTGGCCCTGGTCTCGCCTGACGGCGATGCCGGCTATCCCGGTGCGCTGAATCTCTGGTGCCGCTACAGCCTGGTCGGGGCAGCGACGCTGCGCATCGAACTCACCGCCACCACCGATGCGCCGACGATCGTCAATCTCGCGCATCACTCCTATTTCAAGCTCGATGATGGTCCCGATATTCTCGACCACGAGCTCGAGGTCCGCGCCAATCTGATGACGCCGGTCGACGCCGACCTGATCCCGGACGGATCGCTCGTTCCGGTTGTCGGCACGCCCTTCGATTTTCGCAAGCCGCGCGCGATCCGCTTCGCAAACCCCGACGGCACGCGCTTCTGGTTCGATCACGACTATGTCCTGCTCCGCGACCAGTGTGAGCCGAGCGTGCTCGCCGGGCTGACGCTCGCCCATGCCGCGACCTTGCGTTCGCTGCGCAGTGGGCTCGCGATGCAGCTCTGGACGACGGAGCCTGCGCTCCAAGTCTATGACGGCTTCAAGCTCAACACCTCCGTGGCGGGGCTCGATGGCCAGCCCTATGGTCCGAATGCCGGTATTGCGCTGGAACCCCAGCACGTGCCGGACTCACCCAATCTGCCGCATTTTCCCACGACCGTGCTGCGCCTCGGCGAGGTTTACCGGCAGGTCAGCGAATATCGCTTCAGCGGTTGA
- a CDS encoding PfkB family carbohydrate kinase yields the protein MAGVFSLGIATLDYVYSVETMPTRGEKYRSRDLAVVGGGCAGNASVAIARLGGQSWLATRLADDRVGDEIVAELADEGVDTRFALRAVGLRSPVSAILVDAAGERMVVSYSDPAMPESADWLPKTLPDGAKAVLADTRWGEGALAALRLARQAGIPGLLDGDRRPPHPDLVATASHVAFSAQALREISGEVDPRLGLARIAQGSATWLAVTLGKEGVLFIENGEVAHLPAFAVETVDTLGAGDVWHGAFALALAEEQDERDAIRFASAAAAIKCTRFGGRAGAPTRGEVMRFLIETGPG from the coding sequence ATGGCAGGCGTCTTCAGTCTCGGCATCGCAACCCTCGACTATGTCTACAGCGTCGAGACCATGCCGACGCGTGGCGAGAAATATCGCTCACGCGATCTGGCGGTGGTCGGCGGCGGCTGCGCCGGCAATGCCTCGGTCGCCATCGCGCGGCTCGGCGGTCAATCCTGGCTGGCGACCCGGCTCGCGGACGACCGTGTCGGCGACGAGATCGTGGCTGAGCTCGCAGACGAGGGCGTCGATACCCGCTTTGCCTTGCGCGCCGTGGGGTTGCGCTCACCGGTTTCAGCCATTCTTGTCGATGCCGCTGGCGAACGCATGGTCGTCTCCTATTCCGATCCGGCGATGCCGGAGAGCGCCGATTGGCTCCCGAAGACCCTGCCGGATGGGGCGAAGGCCGTGCTCGCCGACACGCGCTGGGGCGAGGGAGCGCTCGCGGCGCTGAGGCTTGCGCGCCAGGCCGGTATTCCAGGCCTGCTCGACGGCGACCGCAGGCCGCCGCATCCCGATCTCGTGGCGACCGCAAGCCATGTCGCCTTCAGCGCCCAGGCCTTGCGTGAGATCTCGGGGGAGGTGGATCCGCGCCTTGGCCTCGCCCGGATCGCGCAAGGGTCAGCGACCTGGCTTGCCGTTACGCTCGGCAAGGAGGGGGTGCTCTTCATCGAAAATGGCGAAGTCGCGCATCTGCCGGCCTTCGCGGTCGAGACCGTCGACACGCTTGGCGCAGGGGATGTCTGGCACGGGGCCTTTGCGCTGGCGCTGGCGGAGGAACAGGACGAGCGCGACGCCATCCGCTTCGCGTCGGCGGCCGCTGCGATCAAATGTACGCGCTTTGGCGGTCGCGCTGGCGCGCCGACGCGCGGCGAGGTGATGCGCTTTCTGATCGAAACGGGCCCCGGCTGA